The following proteins come from a genomic window of Fibrobacter sp. UWH4:
- a CDS encoding lysophospholipid acyltransferase family protein — protein MSTKKKNSLFEILMRLVVVVVIYTVRVFMFAWFRPKVEWTGETVKSAHLKTPSVIIANHTSMLDPIMMLAVFFYNHSIVVAKDQVEDPHFSWALTRAKCVIPCDRFNMDTEWALLAKRELEKGNSVIIFPEGKCRYDGLLNEFKTGFAFLARSTGAPVLSVGLDGIYKFGHRTHVVVAEPEKIERVKGIPSSKHLAERSEYFRQKVWGLKQRALGVAEVSTLPVSAETPEEVEG, from the coding sequence GTGAGTACAAAGAAAAAAAATTCGTTGTTTGAAATTTTGATGCGTCTGGTTGTCGTCGTGGTGATTTATACGGTGCGAGTTTTTATGTTCGCCTGGTTCCGTCCGAAGGTGGAATGGACGGGGGAGACGGTAAAGTCGGCTCACCTCAAGACGCCTTCGGTCATTATCGCGAATCATACCTCGATGCTGGACCCCATCATGATGCTGGCGGTGTTCTTTTACAACCATAGCATCGTGGTGGCGAAGGACCAGGTTGAGGACCCGCATTTTAGCTGGGCGCTTACTCGTGCAAAGTGCGTGATTCCCTGCGACCGTTTCAATATGGATACCGAATGGGCCCTGCTTGCGAAACGTGAGTTGGAAAAGGGAAACTCCGTTATCATTTTCCCCGAAGGCAAGTGTCGCTACGACGGTTTGTTGAACGAGTTCAAGACGGGATTCGCTTTCCTTGCGCGTAGTACAGGAGCTCCTGTTCTTTCGGTGGGACTCGACGGAATTTATAAGTTCGGGCATCGAACCCACGTGGTAGTTGCTGAACCCGAAAAGATTGAACGCGTCAAGGGAATTCCTTCGTCAAAGCATTTGGCTGAACGCAGTGAATACTTCAGGCAGAAGGTTTGGGGCTTGAAACAGCGCGCGCTAGGTGTGGCGGAAGTTTCGACGTTGCCAGTGTCGGCTGAAACTCCAGAGGAGGTTGAGGGGTGA
- a CDS encoding patatin family protein, translating into MLEGGSRQTMFSAGVIDTWLEEGGIDFNYVAGVSAGAHAAVNFITRQQGRLRFIVLPTRLQKGKKWASKFIGIQKEFHALNYLAADGEMPLDFDAYCNSRTEFEIGLTCCETGRAEFKSEKADKKRLLDLISASCALPMIFPMASLEGKHYADGCITVPIPFERAFERGCDKVVAISTHYPGEAVTDFRKYRAILNPMYKRKYPDLFRALMIRLKRYDKMFVQIEKLEKEGRLFLVRPLIELCDQFDTNMDKMNESYEHGVEIAKKRMDDLKAFLEI; encoded by the coding sequence GTGTTAGAAGGCGGGTCTCGCCAGACTATGTTCAGTGCGGGTGTGATTGATACCTGGCTTGAAGAGGGTGGAATTGATTTTAATTATGTGGCAGGAGTTTCGGCTGGAGCTCATGCTGCGGTCAACTTTATCACTCGTCAGCAGGGTCGTCTGCGCTTTATTGTGCTTCCGACTCGCTTGCAGAAAGGCAAAAAGTGGGCGAGCAAGTTTATAGGGATTCAAAAAGAATTCCATGCGCTCAACTACCTCGCCGCCGACGGTGAAATGCCGCTGGATTTTGACGCCTACTGCAATTCTAGAACTGAATTTGAAATAGGCCTCACTTGCTGCGAAACGGGACGCGCCGAATTCAAGTCCGAAAAAGCCGACAAGAAAAGACTCCTGGATTTGATCAGCGCCAGTTGCGCACTTCCGATGATTTTCCCGATGGCCTCCCTTGAAGGGAAACATTATGCAGACGGATGCATTACCGTACCGATTCCCTTTGAACGCGCGTTCGAGAGGGGCTGTGACAAGGTCGTTGCAATATCGACGCATTATCCTGGCGAAGCGGTAACGGATTTCCGCAAGTACCGTGCGATTCTGAATCCGATGTACAAACGCAAGTATCCTGATCTGTTCCGTGCGCTCATGATTCGTCTCAAGCGTTACGACAAAATGTTTGTGCAGATTGAAAAACTTGAAAAAGAAGGCCGCCTGTTCCTCGTTCGTCCGCTGATTGAACTCTGCGATCAGTTTGACACGAATATGGATAAGATGAACGAATCGTATGAGCACGGTGTCGAAATTGCAAAAAAGCGAATGGACGATTTAAAGGCCTTCTTGGAAATTTAA